A stretch of Flavobacterium sp. N1994 DNA encodes these proteins:
- a CDS encoding M48 family metallopeptidase, whose amino-acid sequence MRNRILLCGVVMVALVVSCAKNPFTGKNTLALVPNSEILPSAFAQYGTFIKENKVIAGTTDAKKVELVGTKIKNAAEKWLNANGYQGYLKDYAWEYKLVENKEVNAWCMPGGKIVVYSGILPITKDEAGLATVLGHEVSHALANHGQQRMSAGMIQQLGAVGVAAATGSKSAETQQIAMTAYGATTEIGGMLPFSRSHESEADKIGLTLMAIAGYNPDQAVVFWSRMASAGGGNKPPEFMSTHPSDETRIAALRRLVPEAKAEAAKFGVTFK is encoded by the coding sequence ATGAGAAATAGAATCTTACTCTGTGGTGTTGTGATGGTTGCGCTAGTTGTATCTTGTGCTAAAAATCCTTTCACAGGTAAAAACACCTTAGCTTTAGTTCCGAATAGTGAAATTTTACCATCGGCATTTGCTCAATACGGAACCTTTATAAAAGAGAATAAAGTTATAGCAGGTACTACTGATGCTAAAAAAGTAGAGCTTGTTGGAACCAAAATCAAAAATGCTGCCGAGAAATGGTTAAATGCTAATGGATATCAAGGCTACTTGAAAGATTATGCGTGGGAATACAAACTAGTAGAAAACAAAGAAGTAAACGCATGGTGTATGCCAGGTGGGAAAATTGTAGTCTATTCTGGAATTTTACCCATTACTAAAGATGAAGCTGGTCTAGCTACAGTTTTAGGACATGAGGTGTCACACGCATTGGCTAATCACGGTCAACAAAGAATGAGTGCAGGAATGATTCAGCAACTTGGTGCCGTTGGAGTAGCAGCAGCAACAGGAAGTAAAAGTGCCGAAACACAGCAAATAGCTATGACAGCTTATGGAGCTACAACAGAAATAGGAGGAATGTTACCTTTTAGTAGAAGCCATGAAAGTGAGGCTGATAAAATTGGATTAACCCTAATGGCCATTGCTGGATACAATCCAGATCAAGCCGTAGTATTTTGGTCAAGAATGGCATCAGCAGGAGGAGGGAATAAACCACCAGAATTTATGAGTACGCACCCATCAGATGAAACTAGGATTGCAGCATTACGTAGATTAGTTCCTGAAGCTAAGGCAGAAGCAGCTAAATTTGGCGTAACGTTTAAATAA
- a CDS encoding glycoside hydrolase family 31 protein has product MITNQELEYKGDQFPSKIVSFQQDVDSIYFNTDNNVILKITILRDSLIRFRYTTKGYFSNDFSYAIDKTQSHGYNQLELTEENAFYLIKTSKVFCKVNKKDLKISIHDIDGFTILEDEYGFHWEECYEHGGNIVKMSKASKDGESFYGMGDKPTHLNLKGKRVENWATDQYAFHKDQEPLYKVVPFYIGLHHHKAYGIFFDNTFRTFFDFCHEKRNVTSFWAEGGEMNYYFIYGPKMSDVVTTYTHLTGKPELPPMWTLGYHQCKWSYYPESKVKEVTSKFRELKIPCDAIYLDIDYMEGFRCFTWSKEYFPEPKRMVAELAKDGFKTVVIIDPGIKIDKDYWVYQEALKNDYFCKRADGPYMKGKVWPGECNFPDYTNPEVREWWAGLFKELISEIGVKGVWNDMNEPAVMDVPGKTFPYDVRHDYDGNPCSHRKAHNIYGTQMARATYEGVKRFAYPKRPFIITRSAYSGAQRYTSSWTGDNVASWEHLWIANIQMQRMSMSGMGFTGSDIGGFAEQPSGELYARWIQLGVFHPFCRTHSSGDHGEQEPWSFGEEVIDITRKFVELRYQLLPYLYTMFWQYVNEGTPMLKPLVYFDQDDMHTHYRTDEFIFGNQILVCPILEPNALGRRMYLPKGNWYNYWTNELVEGKKELWVKTDFDQIPIFVKEGAIIPKYPVQQYVGELQFDELTLDVYYKLGKEKSTVYEDAQDGYDYNKGRFSLRTFTLNGKEKELIIQQHKEGTFETGYSNFKINLKALPFKVKKIEVDNEKITLDSLRLNGDNTLILYKDFTELHIIGG; this is encoded by the coding sequence ATGATTACCAACCAAGAACTTGAATACAAAGGCGATCAATTTCCTTCTAAAATAGTTAGTTTCCAACAAGATGTAGATAGCATCTATTTCAATACTGACAATAATGTAATTCTAAAGATAACCATTCTTCGAGATAGTTTAATTCGTTTTCGATATACTACCAAAGGCTACTTCAGCAATGACTTTTCCTATGCTATCGATAAGACGCAATCTCATGGCTATAATCAGTTGGAATTGACTGAAGAAAATGCTTTTTATTTGATAAAAACCAGTAAAGTATTTTGTAAAGTCAACAAGAAAGACTTGAAAATATCCATTCATGATATTGATGGTTTTACCATTTTAGAAGATGAATATGGGTTTCATTGGGAAGAATGTTATGAGCATGGTGGCAATATCGTAAAAATGAGCAAAGCCTCTAAAGATGGGGAGAGTTTTTACGGAATGGGGGATAAGCCAACCCATTTGAATTTGAAAGGGAAACGTGTAGAAAACTGGGCCACTGATCAATATGCTTTTCATAAAGACCAAGAGCCATTATACAAAGTAGTTCCTTTTTACATTGGTTTGCATCATCATAAAGCTTATGGAATTTTCTTTGACAATACCTTCAGAACTTTTTTTGATTTTTGTCATGAAAAACGAAATGTAACTAGCTTTTGGGCAGAAGGTGGTGAGATGAATTACTACTTTATTTATGGTCCAAAAATGAGCGATGTGGTGACTACTTACACGCATTTGACAGGAAAGCCAGAATTGCCACCTATGTGGACTTTGGGTTACCATCAATGCAAATGGAGTTATTATCCAGAAAGTAAAGTAAAAGAAGTTACCAGCAAATTTAGAGAATTAAAAATTCCTTGTGATGCTATTTATTTAGACATCGATTATATGGAAGGCTTCCGTTGTTTTACTTGGAGTAAAGAATATTTCCCCGAGCCTAAAAGAATGGTGGCGGAATTAGCGAAAGACGGTTTTAAAACGGTGGTTATCATTGACCCTGGAATTAAAATCGATAAAGATTATTGGGTATACCAAGAAGCCTTAAAAAATGATTATTTCTGTAAGCGTGCCGATGGTCCTTATATGAAAGGAAAAGTATGGCCAGGCGAATGTAATTTCCCTGATTATACTAATCCAGAAGTAAGAGAATGGTGGGCGGGATTATTCAAAGAATTGATTTCGGAAATAGGAGTGAAGGGAGTTTGGAATGATATGAACGAGCCAGCAGTAATGGATGTTCCTGGAAAAACTTTCCCATATGATGTGCGTCATGATTATGATGGAAATCCTTGTAGTCATAGAAAAGCACATAATATTTATGGAACGCAAATGGCGAGAGCTACCTATGAAGGGGTTAAGCGATTTGCCTATCCGAAAAGACCATTTATCATTACGCGTTCAGCTTATTCAGGAGCACAACGTTATACTTCGTCTTGGACAGGTGATAATGTAGCGAGTTGGGAACATTTGTGGATTGCCAATATTCAAATGCAACGTATGTCCATGTCGGGAATGGGATTCACAGGTTCTGATATAGGTGGATTTGCAGAGCAACCTTCGGGAGAATTATATGCACGTTGGATTCAGTTAGGGGTTTTTCATCCTTTTTGTAGAACGCATTCTTCAGGAGATCATGGAGAACAAGAGCCTTGGTCATTTGGGGAAGAAGTGATTGATATTACTCGGAAATTTGTCGAATTGCGTTATCAATTGTTGCCGTATTTGTATACCATGTTCTGGCAATATGTTAATGAAGGAACTCCGATGTTGAAGCCTTTAGTTTATTTCGATCAGGATGATATGCATACGCATTACAGAACGGACGAGTTTATTTTTGGGAATCAAATTTTGGTTTGCCCAATATTAGAACCTAATGCGCTTGGAAGAAGAATGTATTTGCCAAAAGGCAATTGGTACAACTACTGGACAAACGAATTGGTTGAAGGTAAAAAAGAACTTTGGGTGAAAACCGATTTCGATCAGATTCCAATTTTCGTCAAAGAAGGAGCTATCATCCCGAAATATCCGGTGCAACAATACGTTGGGGAATTACAATTTGATGAATTGACTTTGGATGTTTATTATAAATTAGGAAAGGAAAAATCTACCGTTTATGAAGATGCTCAAGATGGATATGACTACAATAAAGGAAGATTTTCTTTAAGAACCTTTACCTTAAATGGAAAAGAGAAAGAGCTTATTATTCAGCAACATAAAGAAGGGACTTTTGAAACAGGATACTCTAATTTTAAAATCAATCTAAAAGCGTTGCCTTTTAAAGTAAAGAAAATAGAGGTTGATAACGAAAAAATAACTTTAGATTCCCTTCGATTAAACGGCGACAATACCTTGATATTATATAAAGATTTCACAGAATTACATATTATTGGCGGATAA
- the glgB gene encoding 1,4-alpha-glucan branching protein GlgB yields the protein MNQVQVHSLFTDFDIDLFKAGKHFKLYEKMGAHPIEVNGVKGVYFAIWAPSARSVSVVGDFNYWIQGEHLLNVRWDASGIWEGFIPGVEKGTTYKYKIQSNNGGIITEKADPFALYCEHPPQTASIIWDLDYKWKDKKWMDTRKDKNGLDKPFSVYEVHLGSWRRNKEGKFLTYLELADQLVDYVKETGFTHVEFMPVMEYPYDPSWGYQLVGYFAPTSRFGKPQDFMVLVDKLHQAGIGVILDWVPSHFPDDAHGLGFFDGSNLYEHPDRRKGYHPDWKSLVFNYGRNEVRSFLISNAIFWLSQYHVDGLRVDAVASMLYLDYSRKEGEWEPNIYGGRENLDTISFLKDFNEAVYANFPDTQTIAEESTSFPMVSRPTFIGGLGFGMKWMMGWMHDTLQYFKKESVYRKYHQNDLTFSMTYAFTENFMLPLSHDEVVYGKQSILGRMTGDEWQKFANLRLLYGYMFTHPGTNLLFMGAEFGQSSEWNFEGSLDWHLLQFGYHDGIKKCITDLNALYKNNPALYEKQFHVDGFEWINYSDSENAVLSYIRKGNNEKESLVVVCNFTPVVRENYRIGLHSKGKLTQIFNSDNTEYGGSGVVMTKPIKIDKTPWNYRDYSAELVLPPLGVTVYKIS from the coding sequence ATGAACCAAGTACAAGTACATTCGCTTTTTACCGATTTTGATATCGATTTATTTAAAGCAGGAAAACATTTCAAACTCTACGAAAAGATGGGGGCGCACCCTATAGAAGTCAATGGGGTTAAAGGCGTTTACTTTGCCATTTGGGCTCCATCCGCACGTTCGGTTTCAGTGGTAGGCGATTTTAATTATTGGATACAAGGCGAACATTTGTTGAATGTGCGTTGGGATGCTTCTGGTATTTGGGAAGGTTTTATTCCAGGTGTTGAAAAAGGAACTACTTATAAATATAAAATACAATCCAACAACGGCGGTATCATTACTGAAAAAGCGGATCCGTTTGCTTTATATTGCGAACATCCACCGCAAACGGCTTCCATTATTTGGGATTTAGACTATAAGTGGAAAGACAAAAAATGGATGGACACTCGAAAAGACAAAAATGGTTTAGACAAACCTTTTTCGGTATACGAAGTGCATTTGGGTTCGTGGAGAAGGAATAAAGAAGGTAAATTTTTAACCTATCTTGAATTGGCTGACCAGTTGGTAGATTACGTAAAAGAAACTGGTTTTACACATGTTGAATTCATGCCGGTTATGGAATATCCTTATGATCCTTCTTGGGGGTATCAATTGGTGGGGTATTTTGCACCCACTTCGCGTTTTGGAAAACCACAAGATTTCATGGTTTTAGTTGATAAATTGCACCAAGCCGGAATCGGAGTAATCTTAGACTGGGTTCCGTCACACTTCCCTGATGATGCTCACGGATTAGGATTTTTTGACGGCTCTAATTTATACGAACATCCAGACAGACGTAAAGGCTATCATCCCGATTGGAAGAGTTTGGTTTTCAATTATGGCAGAAATGAAGTTCGTTCTTTCTTAATAAGTAATGCAATATTTTGGCTAAGCCAATACCATGTTGACGGTTTACGTGTAGATGCAGTGGCCTCTATGCTTTACTTGGATTATTCAAGAAAAGAGGGCGAATGGGAACCTAACATTTACGGTGGAAGAGAAAACTTGGATACCATTAGTTTCTTAAAAGATTTTAATGAAGCCGTTTATGCTAACTTCCCAGATACACAAACAATAGCAGAAGAAAGTACTAGTTTTCCAATGGTTTCTAGACCAACATTTATAGGAGGTTTAGGATTCGGAATGAAATGGATGATGGGTTGGATGCACGATACGTTACAATACTTCAAAAAAGAAAGTGTGTATCGAAAATACCATCAAAATGATTTGACTTTCTCGATGACCTATGCGTTCACTGAGAATTTCATGTTGCCGTTGTCTCACGATGAAGTGGTGTACGGAAAACAATCTATTTTAGGGAGAATGACGGGTGATGAGTGGCAAAAGTTTGCCAATTTACGTTTGTTGTATGGCTATATGTTTACGCATCCTGGAACTAATCTATTGTTTATGGGCGCTGAATTCGGGCAAAGCAGTGAGTGGAATTTTGAAGGAAGTTTGGATTGGCATTTGTTGCAATTTGGCTATCACGATGGTATCAAAAAATGCATTACGGATTTGAATGCCTTGTATAAAAATAACCCCGCTTTATATGAAAAGCAATTCCATGTAGATGGTTTTGAATGGATTAATTATTCGGATAGCGAGAATGCGGTGTTGAGCTACATCCGTAAAGGAAATAATGAAAAGGAAAGTTTAGTAGTAGTTTGTAATTTCACACCAGTAGTGAGAGAAAACTATAGAATTGGCTTGCATAGCAAAGGAAAACTGACTCAGATTTTTAATTCTGATAACACTGAATATGGCGGAAGTGGCGTAGTAATGACCAAACCGATTAAAATTGATAAAACTCCATGGAATTACAGAGATTATTCGGCTGAATTAGTCTTACCACCATTGGGAGTTACGGTTTATAAAATATCTTAA